In Phoenix dactylifera cultivar Barhee BC4 chromosome 1, palm_55x_up_171113_PBpolish2nd_filt_p, whole genome shotgun sequence, the genomic stretch CCTTTCATGAGACATTAAAGagatacatgataaaattaACCACTTTTGGAAGGCAAGAGTATTAGATCTCATATAGTCATATATTAGGAGTCAAAGACTCTTGAATTTACTATCATGAATCTAAGTGAAGTGGCATGATAGTCCAATTAGGAACAGGAATCCAATTTCAGTTCTGTAATCTCATAGTCTGGTGACAGTAGAGGACAAACAAGTACAGTTGCAATGTAATCCTGCATCCAGAATACTTTCATAGTATTTGAAATCAAGATGCATACCCTTGTTTCCTCTGCCTATTTTTCATTGTCCAATTCATTTGCTGCAGATGTGACCTAGAAATTCCAAAATTTCGTTAGCTGTTTATCAGTAGTTTTTCTTTTATATCCTAATTTGTCATTAGGCCTCTCGtgagtatgtttttaaatatttaaaaagaaccTTATTATCAGTAGCATACTTCCTTTTTTGTGATTGTGGTATTATCTTATGTAAACTGTACCCTTACAATTATTGTTACTGTCTACAATTGTATTATCTGAAATTGTTTCTCTTTCCTTATCAACTCTATTATATGTTCATGATGTGCATAGTGTTATATGTCAACGTTCAACCAATAGGGAAGTTGCATTAAATAGAATCAAACTTTGACGTCAAGGCTCGACACTTGCTGTTAAGTTTCCCACTTTGTGTTCACAACTTTGCCATTTTTTTATATTGCGCTAGCATGGATCCTTCTGCCACCTTGATTACATGGACACACCAATGCTGTCGGAGCCAGGATCGTCTATTGGAGCTGCTGTTGCAGCTTCGGTGACAGTACCATCTCAAGCAATTCGGACAGTTACATTTTCTTTGGCATGGGCTTGCCCAGAAGTAAAGTTTTCTAGTGGAAAGATTTATCACAGGTGAGTGGGTCAATTCTGGTATAACAGAATATTGAGGAGATATGCAATTTCAATGATTTTGCTGATGAAAATATAAAAACAGGCGCTACACAAAATTTTATGGCACTGATGAAGACAAGGCAGCTGCAAATCTTGTTCATGATGCTCTTATCGGTAAGCTTTCTTCAGAGAACTCATATGATCATTGGGATTTTTTCCTTATAGAACTATGATAACTAGCTCTTGTACATCTACTTCTGACTATTTTGGCAAGCATTTATCCTTGGAAAGTATATAAATTGTTGATTGGCGGAAAAGAGCCGCAAGCAGTTTCTGTTAACTAATCAATTgaacccaaaagcttaagctgataggcAAAGGGTCAACAAATATTAGGTTCAACACCCCTGCTCATGTGCAGCCCTGGTTGTGGAAGGACCATGTTGACTGAAATGAgtgaaaaataacaaaaatagtgGCTGAAATGAGTCAACGAATAACTGGGAtagttaaataaataattaatatagaGGGTATTCAACTTGCAACCTCCAACAAACCTAAGTTTAACTAGCCTATTGACCCCTAAAGCTATAGCTGATTGGGGAAAGGTCAACAATGTATGTAAGGCTTAACAGTTTGATGGATGTTGATATCATTAAGATTGTGTTTTGGTGATCCCCATGTGCGTGGAAAGAGTTTGGAATATGTAAAGATGATTACGTAATGCTAGCAAATTTTTTGAGCATTAAGATGAAAACAGATGTGGATAATTGCAATCATTTTGAACAAGGTTCaccatctcggtaccggaccccgtactggtgccacactagcacaatgtcggtatgtaatttttttggcataccgagtgtcgatATGCCATCCGTACCGGGTaccggtaccaaaccggtatggtacggtacgcccCATACCGTCTGGTTCAGGCTAGTatggcataccttgattttgaaGAAGATTTATGGCTGGTCACCTTTTGATACTTCAAAAGGCCTATCAAGAATCAAGAAAGATTTTGCGAACATGATTTTTTTAGCTTTAAACTATCTGGAGATATTGTATATTACTACAGAATACTCACCATATGTCCAGCTTAACATAGGTGCAAGATTCTCCTTTTTGGGGCCAATCTCTTTAAGCATCAGTTTGTATCATATGATACTCTGTCCATGTCAACTTTGTACTGTTTGGTGTTCAACAATATTTAGCCATGTTGCTTGAAGCATAAAGTTTTTAAGCATAAAGTTTTTAAGCAAACATGACATCATCCAATGCTTATTAATTTGGCAGGTAACTGATGCTTTTCTTCGACAGattcattttaatttttaaggactaaatgCATGCTTTATATGACGAGAACTAACCTCAAATTCATATTAAGTTGTTTTTGTATAAAATGATTCATTATAGTAACATGGTTTATTTAATCATGAACTAGGTTCCCTCTGGACAAAATCAATGAAATCAAAACAATTAATATAAATCTTGTATGATTTGATAGAAAAAATAACATTATAATTTTATTACTATATCCATTGTATAATACAtactgaaaaaagaaaagatattgagaaatgGATAGGTTGAATGCTAAATCAAAGTCCACATCATCATCAGGTCAGAGATCAGAAGACAACTAGCCCATAGCCCCATACAATTGTCTAACTTATGTTTGTGCCGTAGTTTTCACTGATTCACCTTTCTTTATTTCAGTTGTGATGAACGTGAGATCAGTTTGTCTACTTATTCGTAGTCCAAGTTCTAgttttaatgaaaaattaatagCTAGTTATTGATTATGTTGCTTAAGAAGTATCTTAAAATGTCATAAATCGAAGTGTTTTAGAAATCTTATTTTGAATTTTAGTCCATTACTCCACACAAAGCACGCATTTATCTATCTTTTATTTTATATGAACTTGTAGAAGTGTATTTTGAGGAGGCAAGGTAAAATAAATAGGTAGAGTGCCCACATGGTCATGACTCATGAATATATAATAGTAAGTCAGCTTCCCAGAAGAGATCTATTTCAAGATCTGGCAGACTCCCAAAAAAATGAAGTGTACATTCCAACGTTTGTCAGCAGAGTTTACAGTATAAAAGAAGGCTTAGAGAACAAGTTGGTCATGCATTATTTTTTAGAATATGTTTGTGTTAACAATAAATACCTTCAAGGCAATATTGACTTTTGTCTAATACCAAGGAGTCAATCCCTAAAGCCATTTAGTTTTAAAGCATTTCAGTAGTGTTAGTTGTTAACTCTATAAAGAGCCACTTCAGGCTCTATTTGGTttccaagaaaatgaaagaaatgaaaagcaaattgaaagacaaaaaaaagaaaagaaaattgagaaatttctcttgtttggttaaTATTAGGAAAATCGCAAAATTTTAGAGAAAGTTGTTGGATGTAAATTAGTTATTCTGATTGACTAACCTTTCATTATGTTCTCTCCAAATCACTTCCTATCGGAAAAATTTTGGGCCTCTTGGTGAAAATATTTGACCTTAGGATCTGTTTGGTtgccaagaaaataaaagaaaagaaagagaaatttgtggaagaaaaatgttgaaagaaaagaaatgaaatttgAGTATTTTATCATGTTTTCTTGAAGTATGAGAATTGGAGAGGAACTTGTTGAGAATGTGGTCAAGACATTATTAAGTTAGCTTGAGTCATTTCCTGCTTGTCATTTACTTTCAAAATCTCTATCTTTTGGAGAAGAGAAATTTTAGACTTGTTGAAGAAAATTTTCACTCTATAATTTCTCTGACTTTCTCTTCCTGAATTTACATTTTATTATCAAACAATGGAAATGAATATTTCTTCACAAcagactttcttttctttcactttCTCTGCAACCAAAAAGAGCCTTGATTTTCTTGTCTCTCCTTGATTCCGATAGAAAAGAAGATTCCCTCCAACGAACTTCATTTTCTCCACTTTCTCATGAATGAAAATGGAGCATTAAGAGACCATAATTTTGCTTGAGCAGATAGAGAACAACAAATATGTATGGATTCACATATTGACTGTAGAAGCTGCTCTAACGGAGCCCTCTGAGTTGTGATCtgcacaatattttttttttccgagaTTGTTACAATGAATGTTCCACcaaaatataatatcattataCTTAGTTTAATTAAAAATCTTATCTTGGTTATTAATATGAACATTTTTTATCTTGGAAtttcataaatcttttctcttcttgttttaACCTAGAACATCACCATTGGGAGTCTCAAATTGAAGATTGGCAAAGACCCATTCTGCAAGACAATAGGCTTCCAGAATGGTATATTCGAAATTTCTCCCCCATTAACCAACTTCTTATCTTGCAGCGGAAGCAATCTGAACTTTTTATGGTTCTATTCAGGTACCCAATCACTTTATTTAATGAGCTCTATTATCTGAATGCTGGAGGATCAATTTGGACAGGTAATATGGGatttttaattgattatttatgTTGCCCTAATAGATACAGTTTAGTTTGTTATGTAAGCATAATCAAATTTTCTGTTATTCAGATGGATTGCCTCCATCACAGAGTTTGGCAGCAATGGAGAAAAGGAAATTTGCCCTAGATATGTCCAGTTCAGAATATAAAGAAATGAATGGTTTCATCCCAATAAACAATACAGCTTCTGATATCCTTAACAGCTTGTCATCGATAACTAAGAAGTTAGATTCTCGTATTGCATCAAGTGCTGCTCTCGGTACGTCATTGCttcaagaaggagaggaaaataTTGGTCAGTTTCTCTACCTTGAAGGGGTAGAGTATCACATGTGGAACACCTACGATGTCCATTTCTACTCATCATTTGCTATGACCATGCTATTCCCCAAACTTGAACTTAGCATCCAAAGAGACTTTGCAGCAGCGGTAATGATGCATGATCCTTCGGAGAAGAAATTATTTGGTGGCACGTTGGTCCCAAGAAAGGTTCTTGGTGCCGTTCCTCATGATCTTGGAACAAGGGACCCATGGTTTGAAGTAAATGCTTACAACATGCACAACACAGATAGGTGGAAAGACTTGAATTCTAAGTTTGTTTTGCAAGTTTATAGAGACACAGTTGCaacaggtgacaaatcctttgGTCGAGCTGTTTGGCCTTCTGTCTATATGGCAATGGCTTACATGGATCAGTTCGACAAGGATAAAGATGGAATGATTGAAAATGAAGGTTTCCCTGATCAGACCTATGACGTATGGTCAGTTACTGGTGTGAGTGCTTATACTGGGGGCCTCTGGGTGGCTGCTCTACAGGCTGCTTCAGCCATGGCAGGTATTGTTGGTGACCAAGCTTCTGAAGATTATTTTTGGAATAGATATCAGAAAGCAAAAGTTGTATATGAAAAATTATGGAATGGTTCTTACTTTGAATATGATAATAGTGGTGGATCAATAAGCTCATCTATTCAGGCTGACCAATTGGCTGGACAATGGTATATTCTGAATCTCTGATAGACTTGCTATACCTTTTCGCTACTCATCTGAACTTGCTGTCACTTTGAGATTTGAGATATTTGAAATGAAATgctatattttctttgtttattctTACTGCTAATGGATACATTGATGGCTGTAAATTTCTAAACTTCTTATAGAAGTTTGTTTacatgctttctttttttttcgcttGAAGAATGTAATATGCATAGCCTGCATTCTATATTGTTTATTCTCCTTGCCATAACATTATATTTTGCTTTATTTCCTAGTTCTTCCATAGTACATGGGTAGAATATTTTGCAGCTAGCTGTATTATCCTAATTCTTGCCTTGCTGTATTTAGCTGTAACTTGATATGATGTCACATCCATTTCTACATTGCACTGTATATTCAGGAATTTCAATCCATCAGCATAGCCAACCTTTTCTTCTACATTATAAATTAAGATGTTTCACTTATAGCTATTGTAATTACTTTGGAGTTTGCTGTAGTGAAAATTCATTCATACACTCCCTTTTAGGTATGCTAGAGCATGTGGTCTTCTCCCAATTGTTGATGAGGACAAAGCACGAAGTGCATTTGAAAAGATTTTTAGCTTCAATGTCTTAAAGATGAAGGATGGGAAGCGAGGAGCAATTAACGGGATGAGACCAGATGGTACTGTTGACTTTTCATCACTGCAGTCAAAGGAGGTATGGTCTGGAGTGACATATGCTGTTGCAGCTGCAATGATCCAAGAAGGCATGACAGAAACAGCTTTCAAAACTGCGCAAGGAATATACGAAACAGTCTGGTCTGAAGAAGGACTTGGGTAAGCTTTGACTTCTCTTCCACTTCTTTATAGGACATTGGGATTAAACTAGTTGTACTTTGACAATAAGTTCTTGTTTGTTAGACAACAACTCCATCATAGCAGACtgggtttgaaatttgaatctaGGCTGATTGCTGATTGTTCTTTTTTCATTTCTCTGCATTATGAATTCATATGTACAGCTAAAATGATCGGATTAATAGAATGGGTCAACCTAGCACTTGTGGGACATAGCAGTCCAATTTGATATTAGAATCCTGCTTAGAGTATATTATTTATGTGGTATCAGGACAATGGGGAAGTCTTGTACTTCTATATTTGGATTGTGTTGATTGAGGTTTCTAGCAGAATGGGAAAAACTGGCAGAATTTTTTTCACTGAGGTCTCGACCTGACATGGACTTATTGGTATGACTGAAGTTATCTGTTCCTCATGTTTCTTTTCCCTGCCATCTCTCAAGCTACCTTGGATTTAGATTTTTGCTTCAATAAGCAGCCGTTGAAAATCATATCTGCACTACTTAATACATGTTTTCCAAATTAAGGTTACATAATGCATGTTCTTCTTGTGCTCTTAGTggaaaatctctctctctctgtctctctcttgtGCATGCGTTAGAGAGACCATCACATTTTATGATATCGAGCTTGTTATATATTAAACTACCTCCAAAAAAAGAATGTCGTGTTCTTGCTTCTACTTTGTGTTTatgttttcttaatttttaattccaaTCACAGGTACTCCTTTCAGACTCCTGAAGCATGGAATACAAAAGACGAGTACAGGTCTCTGCAATATATGCGCCCTTTGGCCATATGGGCAATGCAATGGGCATTATCCCCACCAAAGCTCTGCAAGGACGAATCAAGGACGGATAGAAACAGAGATTCGACCACTATGAGCAATGTGGAATTCTCTAAAGTTGCTAAATTTCTCAAGTTgccagaaaagaaaaatactaaaagGACACTTCAAGTCATCTTTGACATTGCTCGTCAGAAGCTATGGACATAATAATGAATCATCTAAAACTTCTTGCTTGGACAGGCAGATGAATTTATTATTTGagacatttgaaatttgatCGGAATGTACTAATAGATTATACATGCAAAAACAGTAGTGAttataaacaaataaatgaCTATTGTCAGTTTATAATAGAGTTATTGTTACTGTCACGTCTccgcctgcgcagggcacgtaaggcacctagtgcccatatGAGAGGGGAACACGAGGCTCCTCTGCCAGATATTATCCGGTTCTGGGGCCCGCACACGCACACACACGCCGCTCAGATctctccccggttttgttttctatccaaaacgcgtctgcaggatttggagacacccgtctCATATAtctaggctctggaacgagtctagCCGATGTGGAATCTTTCATTCACCCATCCTCGGACTAGAGTCATtcttagctctgataccaaaataTCACGCCCTGCCTGCACGGGGcatgtgaggcacctagtgcccacgtgggcgCCACATGAGAGAGAAACTTGGGGttctcctgccagatattgttcaGTTCCGGTGCCTGCACGAGCGCACACGCGCCGCTCAGACCCTCTTCGGTTTTGTTTTTTATCCAAAATGTGTCTGTAGAATTTAGAAACATCCGCCTCATATGCCTAGGCTCTGGAATGAGTCTAGTCGATGTGGGATCTTTCAGTTACTAGATTGAGTCAAGTTGAAGGGAAAGTTGCAAGGTGAAAGTCAAAAAAGTGAGTCTTATGGAAGAAATTGTTTGTATAGTGTTTAATGTTGCTTTGCAACTTATTATGATTTGTTTTGTCTTGCACTACTATTTTGCTTGCTTGTCTCAATAATAATCATTGAAGTGACCGAGGAAGCATCCTTCGTGTTGATCTGATCAGGCagcatgaagaattttcttaacaTGCTCAACTTTttaatttctcaaaagaaatttaGAAGATGGAAAAATTGCAAAATTAGAGCTTAAATcccattttatttcattgatgaTCTACAATTAAGGCACACATCATCTATTTATAATAGTGAAATCCGTTCTTGTATAATTCagatcaaattttttttctaattctaacaggactctctttcctaaaatagatataactagtagaaataaacttgaaaaagctaaaattcttCGAGAGGTGAATCTCGACTTTTAATCAACTCTACATTCTATCTTTTTGCTTGATTCTTCTCTAATTGGAAAATATACCTGGTCAAAATcttatctgaaaaaaaaaaatgatttgatcGGTCCATCAACTTGCCCACAACCACAAAATAAAGGGTAGTAGCATGCGAGCCACGGATTCCATCAACTTCTAAGTTTTATAAACTtgagtcaaaaataaaatttaaaacaatTAAATCTGGGCAACCACACTATAGTTTTGGTGAATGAAGGCCTCCTTTTTTGGGGAAAGAAATGATGCTATCTTCCACAAGGGCATTCTAGCCCATTTTTCTCGTCATACAAGAAAAGACATACCATGTCTACGTAGGGAGATGGCATTGTTCCCTAAATTCATAATTTATACAATTAAAAGAGAAGATCCACCATCTCAAATATTTTTCACCATCCAAGACTGATCAAACAAGGGAGCTAAGAGTTGAGCTTTTAGGGATTGACAAAACAAGTGGACATTTACAATGACTCAAAAGATCAATCAGCAGTCCCGTCGAAGCCGTACAGTGACAAAGATCAAATGGTGATGATTAATTTGGTGTGCATTAGCAAAAGTAGCACAAGCCAAACCTGGTCGATTAAGTGCAATGGGTTCCTGAGCCACCAATCCATATACCATGGGTCTGCACATAGTACCTATTATTTCTTTGTAAGAAAGAGGGGCCAAGCCCCCAGAGATATGAGAACACATCACAGATTCACAGCCTAGCAAACAAGCAGCCTTGTGCATTCAGAATGTACAAACCTAAATGAAGCATTCGAAGACAAACCAAAATACACTTATCAGCATACTTTTAAGACCACTGTTGTGCTTTACTACACATAACACAAGGGGAACAGAGGGAACCAGAATGAATAGACATAGAAGTTCTATGGTAAAACatccataaaaaaaatcttgaaaagCATGAGTCTCAGGGACCAAATTAATAAAGCCTAAGATCCTAGATGTTAAAAAATGAAAACTGCATCCAGAGCTTTAATACTAACTCCTAAATGGCATCAGTGGTGACAATACATCTGGACAGGATCATACTGCGCATCAAATCCAGGCTGCGGAGATAAACCCTTGGTGCAACCAATCGGTGCAGTCTCTGGATGGCCATCATAGGCTGACTAACGGGATATGAACTGCTCATAGACTGTTGGATTTGATGGAGGCTGCCCATAACTTCTCTGTCCATGACCTGCCTGACTGTTAACTGGGGCTTCCCTGTATCCTGAACTTGAAAGGCTATCGCCATAGCCCACATCAGCTGATCCTCCTTGGTGCCAACAGTTTACATTATTTGGGACTTGTTGATCTCCATTGCTACGTTGGGATGATGGATGCTGCCACAAGGACCAGACTGTGTTTCATGTTGAATGTAGGAAGGTACTGCCGAGCACCTGGTCCATACCCAGGAGCAACGTGACCACCATGTCGAGAATAATCAGCTGGTGAAGGTTGGCCATACCCATAGGTTTGGCTGTAAGCAGGTGCAACTGCCCCACAAGACAAT encodes the following:
- the LOC103719491 gene encoding non-lysosomal glucosylceramidase isoform X1 produces the protein MTETGFDNTTLNAPMVDPGQPAPLTWQKKINDDGKAKSEFSLNILDKLILAPFIFQLGRHYIEETAKGQVALYDPFKKWMSVSSLGIPLGGIGAGSIGRSFKGYFQHWQLFPNICEEKPVLANQFSVFVSRPNGQKYSTVLSPRSPEIKESENPGIESWDWNLNGQNCTYHALYPRSWTVYDGEPDTELKITCRQISPVIPHNYQQSSFPVAVFTFTLMNLGKTPAEVTLLFTWANSVGGNSEISGNHCNSKMKVQDGVHGVLLHHRTANGQSPVTFAIAAQETTDVHVSECPYFLISGNSKGFTARDMWDEIKKHGSFCHLDYMDTPMLSEPGSSIGAAVAASVTVPSQAIRTVTFSLAWACPEVKFSSGKIYHRRYTKFYGTDEDKAAANLVHDALIEHHHWESQIEDWQRPILQDNRLPEWYPITLFNELYYLNAGGSIWTDGLPPSQSLAAMEKRKFALDMSSSEYKEMNGFIPINNTASDILNSLSSITKKLDSRIASSAALGTSLLQEGEENIGQFLYLEGVEYHMWNTYDVHFYSSFAMTMLFPKLELSIQRDFAAAVMMHDPSEKKLFGGTLVPRKVLGAVPHDLGTRDPWFEVNAYNMHNTDRWKDLNSKFVLQVYRDTVATGDKSFGRAVWPSVYMAMAYMDQFDKDKDGMIENEGFPDQTYDVWSVTGVSAYTGGLWVAALQAASAMAGIVGDQASEDYFWNRYQKAKVVYEKLWNGSYFEYDNSGGSISSSIQADQLAGQWYARACGLLPIVDEDKARSAFEKIFSFNVLKMKDGKRGAINGMRPDGTVDFSSLQSKEVWSGVTYAVAAAMIQEGMTETAFKTAQGIYETVWSEEGLGYSFQTPEAWNTKDEYRSLQYMRPLAIWAMQWALSPPKLCKDESRTDRNRDSTTMSNVEFSKVAKFLKLPEKKNTKRTLQVIFDIARQKLWT
- the LOC103719491 gene encoding non-lysosomal glucosylceramidase isoform X3; this encodes MNLGKTPAEVTLLFTWANSVGGNSEISGNHCNSKMKVQDGVHGVLLHHRTANGQSPVTFAIAAQETTDVHVSECPYFLISGNSKGFTARDMWDEIKKHGSFCHLDYMDTPMLSEPGSSIGAAVAASVTVPSQAIRTVTFSLAWACPEVKFSSGKIYHRRYTKFYGTDEDKAAANLVHDALIEHHHWESQIEDWQRPILQDNRLPEWYPITLFNELYYLNAGGSIWTDGLPPSQSLAAMEKRKFALDMSSSEYKEMNGFIPINNTASDILNSLSSITKKLDSRIASSAALGTSLLQEGEENIGQFLYLEGVEYHMWNTYDVHFYSSFAMTMLFPKLELSIQRDFAAAVMMHDPSEKKLFGGTLVPRKVLGAVPHDLGTRDPWFEVNAYNMHNTDRWKDLNSKFVLQVYRDTVATGDKSFGRAVWPSVYMAMAYMDQFDKDKDGMIENEGFPDQTYDVWSVTGVSAYTGGLWVAALQAASAMAGIVGDQASEDYFWNRYQKAKVVYEKLWNGSYFEYDNSGGSISSSIQADQLAGQWYARACGLLPIVDEDKARSAFEKIFSFNVLKMKDGKRGAINGMRPDGTVDFSSLQSKEVWSGVTYAVAAAMIQEGMTETAFKTAQGIYETVWSEEGLGYSFQTPEAWNTKDEYRSLQYMRPLAIWAMQWALSPPKLCKDESRTDRNRDSTTMSNVEFSKVAKFLKLPEKKNTKRTLQVIFDIARQKLWT
- the LOC103719491 gene encoding non-lysosomal glucosylceramidase isoform X2 encodes the protein MTETGFDNTTLNAPMVDPGQPAPLTWQKKINDDGKAKSEFSLNILDKLILAPFIFQLGRHYIEETAKGQVALYDPFKKWMSVSSLGIPLGGIGAGSIGRSFKGYFQHWQLFPNICEEKPVLANQFSVFVSRPNGQKYSTVLSPRSPEIKESENPGIESWDWNLNGQNCTYHALYPRSWTVYDGEPDTELKITCRQISPVIPHNYQQSSFPVAVFTFTLMNLGKTPAEVTLLFTWANSVGGNSEISGNHCNSKMKVQDGVHGVLLHHRTANGQSPVTFAIAAQETTDVHVSECPYFLISGNSKGFTARDMWDEIKKHGSFCHLDYMDTPMLSEPGSSIGAAVAASVTVPSQAIRTVTFSLAWACPEVKFSSGKIYHRRYTKFYGTDEDKAAANLVHDALIEHHHWESQIEDWQRPILQDNRLPEWYPITLFNELYYLNAGGSIWTDGLPPSQSLAAMEKRKFALDMSSSEYKEMNGFIPINNTASDILNSLSSITKKLDSRIASSAALGTSLLQEGEENIGQFLYLEGVEYHMWNTYDVHFYSSFAMTMLFPKLELSIQRDFAAAVMMHDPSEKKLFGGTLVPRKVLGAVPHDLGTRDPWFEVNAYNMHNTDRWKDLNSKFVLQVYRDTVATGDKSFGRAVWPSVYMAMAYMDQFDKDKDGMIENEGFPDQTYDVWSVTGVSAYTGGLWVAALQAASAMAGIVGDQASEDYFWNRYQKAKVVYEKLWNGSYFEYDNSGGSISSSIQADQLAGQWYARACGLLPIVDEDKARSAFEKIFSFNVLKMKDGKRGAINGMRPDGTVDFSSLQSKEVWSGVTYAVAAAMIQEGMTETAFKTAQGIYETVWSEEGLG